The DNA segment GCAGGTGCAGCGGAAGGAGCCATTGATGCAGCAAATATCCTCAAGCCAGCTTTGGCTAGAGGCGAGTTGCAGTGTATTGGAGCCACAACCTTAGATGAGTACCGCAAGCACATCGAGCGAGATGCAGCCCTTGAGCGACGCTTCCAGCCAGTAATGGTAGGTGAACCGTCAGTTGATGAAACTATTGAAATCTTGCACGGGTTGCGCGAACGCTACGAGCAACACCACAAGTTGAAAATCTCCGATGAAGCCCTAGTAGCGGCGGCTAAATTGTCTGACCGTTACATCAGCGATCGCTACCTTCCAGACAAAGCCATCGATTTAATCGATGAAGCTGGTTCTAGGGTACGGTTGATGAACTCCCAATTGCCACCAGCAGCCAAAGAGTTAGACAAAGAACTACGTCAAATCTTAAAAGAAAAAGACGACGCTGTACGCTCCCAAGACTTTGACAAAGCGGGCGAACTGCGCGATCGCGAAATGGAAATCAAAGGTGAAATCCGAGCGATCGCTCAAAGCAAAACCAACGCTTCTGGTACTGAAGGTGAAGAACCTGTAGTAGACGAAGAGGATATTGCTCACATCGTCGCTTCCTGGACTGGCGTACCGGTGAACAAGCTCACCGAATCGGAATCCGAGAAGTTGCTGCACATGGAAGACACCTTGCATCAGCGCTTAATCGGTCAAGAAGACGCGGTGAAAGCAGTATCACGAGCCATTCGACGCGCTCGTGTCGGCTTGAAAAATCCCAATCGACCCATCGCGAGTTTTGTCTTCTCCGGTCCAACAGGTGTAGGTAAAACCGAGTTGGCGAAGTCCTTGGCATCTTACTTCTTCGGTTCCGAAGAAGCAATGATCCGCCTGGATATGTCGGAATATATGGAACGCCACACAGTTAGTAAACTGATTGGTTCGCCTCCTGGTTATGTCGGATATAACGAAGGCGGTCAATTAACAGAAGCTGTCAGACGGCGACCTTATACAGTGGTGCTATTCGACGAAATCGAAAAAGCCCACCCCGATGTCTTCAATATGCTGCTGCAAATTTTGGAAGACGGTCGGTTAACCGATGCTAAAGGTCGCACGGTAGACTTCAAGAACACCTTGCTGATTTTGACTTCCAACATTGGTTCTAAGGTAATTGAAAAAGGCGGCGGCGGTATCGGCTTTGAATTCGCCGATGATGCTACCGAGACTCAATACAACCGCATTCGCTCTTTGGTGAACGAAGAACTGAAGCAATACTTCCGTCCTGAGTTCCTCAACCGTCTAGATGAGATTATCGTCTTCCGTCAGTTGAGCAAGCCAGAGGTGACACAAATTGCCGAAATCATGCTCAAGGAAGTATTTGGTCGTCTAACTGAAAAGGGTATCGTCTTAGAAGTTACCGATCGCTTCAAGGATCGCCTGATTGAGGAAGGTTACAGTCCCAGCTACGGTGCAAGGCCGTTACGTCGAGCAATTATGCGCTTGTTAGAAGATAGTCTAGCGGAAGAGATTCTGTCTGGTCGCATCAAGGATGGCGATACAGCCATAGTTGATGTTGATGAAAATGGCATTGTCCAAGTTAGTTCTGAACAACGTCGGGAGTTATTACCCCAAGGCGTTGAGTCTTAGTTAAGAATTTGTAAAAGTTGAAGATGCGGTGGGGAATTTTGGTTCTCTGCCGTTTTTTTTGTGTCACGCACCAGGCGCAGAGGCGCAGAGAGGAGGAAGAGAGGTTTTGGTCTAGGATAAAATGTTAACTATAGTAATCACAGGTATTGACAGTTATGATGTTTAGTGATGTGGTTGAAGCGATAAAATGTTTTTCAACTGAAGAAAAGTTACATATTCAGTTGTTATTGCAGCAATATTTAAGGGAGGAACGCCGTGAGGAAATTTATCAAAATTTGCAAGCAGCGAAGCAAGAAGAAGAAAATGCTGAACTTCGATTTTCTACAAATATTGATGAACTGAAACAACAGCTTATCAGCCGTCGTGAATTTATGAAGTTACCAATAGAAGAACGACAACAGATTTTAGCTGCACAAGCTGATTTGATTTTAGAGCATTACCAGCAAGATAAAGAATTACCAAAATTTATGGAAATAGGGTAGAGGAAACTATGACTAATACAAAACCTGTTCGTCGTCGTCAACCAGGAAGAATTTTTCCAGAATTTACAATACCACAGGAAGAATTTTTCCAGAATTTACAATACCACAGGAAGAATTAGCTAGACATGAAGCTGAAAAGAATGCTCGTGGACAAAAGGCTCGTGTTATTTTTGAACAAGTTTCTCCGCAATTAATCAATGAACATTACAATTGGTTTATTGTGATTGAACCAAATAGTGGTGATTATTTTATTGATCCTGATGAAAATGCTGCTGATAAAAAAGCACGGGAAAAATATCCTACTGGTTGGTTGGTTACTTTCCGTCTCAATGAAACACGTGCTTGTGGACGGATATGATTACAGGGAATTTTGGTGAAATTGGGGAGCTAATTTTTGATCCTGTTCCAGTATTCCACCGTTATTGGATTGATTCATAATTAAAAGTCATTTTTTATACTTAATATGAGGACAAATATCAATTAATTCTTGTGAATTTTTAGACACCAATAACTTTTAAAAAATTTGTATTAAGTAGGTTGGCGTTAAAAATTGTCGTTGGGGTAAGGGAACAGGGAATAGGAAGAGAGTTTTGGGCGATTTTACTTTTCTTCACACATTTTGGTTATTTCACGTCCACCTACTTATCAAACATATAACTATTCTTCAATTAACCAACCGCGCTTTATCCCATATTCAATTCCTCCAGTCCAATCCCTTATTAAATGCTTTCGCACTTTCTGGAATAAATGTTGAACAACAGTTGGATTAATTTGATTTTTTACATAGGTGTCTTCATATCTAAATTCTCGGTCGGTGTTTTTTTGCTGGCGTAGTACATAAATCTGATCAACCTTGT comes from the Nodularia sp. NIES-3585 genome and includes:
- a CDS encoding ATP-dependent Clp protease ATP-binding subunit, which translates into the protein MFERFTEKAIKVIMLAQEEARRLGHNFVGTEQILLGLIGEGTGVAAKVLKSMGVNLKDARIEVEKIIGRGSGFVAVEIPFTPRAKRVLELSLEEARQLGHNYIGTEHLLLGLIREGEGVAARVLENLGVDLSKVRTQVIRMLGETAEVSATGPSGRTKTPTLDEFGSNLTQMAVDNKLDPVVGRAKEIERVIQILGRRTKNNPVLIGEPGVGKTAIAEGLASRIANKDIPDILEDKRVVTLDIGLLVAGTKYRGEFEERLKKIMDEIRSAGNVILVIDEVHTLIGAGAAEGAIDAANILKPALARGELQCIGATTLDEYRKHIERDAALERRFQPVMVGEPSVDETIEILHGLRERYEQHHKLKISDEALVAAAKLSDRYISDRYLPDKAIDLIDEAGSRVRLMNSQLPPAAKELDKELRQILKEKDDAVRSQDFDKAGELRDREMEIKGEIRAIAQSKTNASGTEGEEPVVDEEDIAHIVASWTGVPVNKLTESESEKLLHMEDTLHQRLIGQEDAVKAVSRAIRRARVGLKNPNRPIASFVFSGPTGVGKTELAKSLASYFFGSEEAMIRLDMSEYMERHTVSKLIGSPPGYVGYNEGGQLTEAVRRRPYTVVLFDEIEKAHPDVFNMLLQILEDGRLTDAKGRTVDFKNTLLILTSNIGSKVIEKGGGGIGFEFADDATETQYNRIRSLVNEELKQYFRPEFLNRLDEIIVFRQLSKPEVTQIAEIMLKEVFGRLTEKGIVLEVTDRFKDRLIEEGYSPSYGARPLRRAIMRLLEDSLAEEILSGRIKDGDTAIVDVDENGIVQVSSEQRRELLPQGVES